One Coffea eugenioides isolate CCC68of chromosome 2, Ceug_1.0, whole genome shotgun sequence genomic window, ACATAAATCTTCATGATTCATCCGACAATTACGGACAATCAGGTAAATTTGCCTTACATTATTTTGACAACATCAGCAACATGAAAAAAGATGAGATGAAACAAGTTGTAGTAACCACAATCCTCTGTGCCAAATAACGGGGCAGACTCTTTGAACTGAGGGCACAAGAATTTATTTACTCTTTCAGTATTTCTTGAGAAATTCTCTGGCAATCTTTCCATTGCCTCCCTTAGGATAGAATCCTCCTGGAACATGCTCATTACCAGTGCCATAAACAATCCTCAGTATCTCCTCTGGACCCCTCTCATATGAGATAGAGTAGGAATTGGCAGATAAAACGTTGCTTGAAGTCCGTCCTTCGGCGCCTAGCTTCATTGGGACAAAGATCCCTTCGTCCTTGATTCCATCCTTGCCCAACTTGTTTCTCAGCTTTGAAATGCGAATAGTAAATTCAGCCACTGTTTGATTGTAAGGGTACACCACTTCTTTAGCTCGTTCATAGAGATACATTCTGATTACTGCATCTTGGCCTGATTCAACTCCTAGTAGCCCCGCCAAAAGCTACAAAATTAAGGAGAAAAAATATATGTGAATCACATACACGTTTTTTTCAACTTAGCTATCTTGCTTATTGAAACGAAAAAAATTCTTAACTTTTTGAATATGCTCAATCATGGATTTTTGGCCTGAATTTTAATGGACTTACACGCTTGGCTCGATAGCCTTGGAGTAAGGGATTTGTGCCAACATAGCCTACTAGGCCTACATAGGGAATTACATAAGAAGCCAACATGTAGTTGAGGCTGTTGCTGTAAGGGTTGAACGGAGGGTCGAGTTTGTACCCAAATGCTTCATCAAAGAGCTTTGCAAAGTTTTCAGTGCGGAGGTCCAGCTGTGGCCTTGGGAACAAACCTACCGTATCTCTAAGCGCCCTAAAGTTcaatgacccaaaaaaaaaaaaattgatgatcaGATATACTTCACGATTGGAATTCTAGCTCTAATATAGTAGAAATGAATAATTACATACGAACCTGAGATGGCCAACTTCTTGATAGGCAAATTCAGTGATAATGTTCTTTGTAAGAAGATCAAGATTGGCTTTTTGGGCACCGATGGGAGGAGGACCTTCATTGGGCAGTTCAGGCTCAACCATGTCGAGTCCATGGCCTAAGGCACCCCACAAGAAAAATTCTGCTTCCAAGAACTCTAGATTCACCGGAAACTGCAACAGTTCAATGTCTTTCTCGTATAGTGGAAGTGATTTTTGTGGAAAAGTTGGCTTGCAAGGTTGAGGGGAAAATGATGCTGTGGATGCTGTGCAAGACACCATCAAGACCATGAACACGACTATTTGGGGCTTATATGATAAAAGAAGAGCCATTGTTCGACGGCAGAATGAGAAACAGAGGTTGAGAAGACGTGATTTGAGTTTTGAGATGCATTGATCGAGATATTCGGTGGTGGTATTTATACTGGGATTGAACATTGACATGTGTTTCTTTCGGAGTACGTCAATCCTTGGTTTGGACAAATCTCCACCCAAAAAATTGCGTAAACAATTGTTAACCAATCAGAAATGCACATGAACGTCATGAAACACAAAAATATCAGTTCTGCATTGCTAAATTATACTAATAGAGTAGcttggatagtgtattatttgaaatattatttggaataattactgtagcactttttgtgatgtgatatatgtgagataaaaagtagttggaaatataaaaaggtaggttgggaaatgtgtttgtgatgcaagcgaaatattatttgagataattttggtATCCAAACACTTGATTTCCCTTTAAGTTTGTCAAATTTGCAAGTAGCTGCTCCATTTGTTGCTGAAGCTGTTTTTAGAACaagtaaatatatttatgagGAAGCATTGGTTTAAAAGTTGAGGTTGAGActccaaaatttaaaagttgaGATTATAATCCTGCTTTCTGCTTCTCGTTTTTTAAATCCCATCTTTCCCCTAGTAGAAAAAATTTATGTGTGAGTTGGTTGTCAGCAAAAATGTTTTGGACATTTCAAAATGACCACAAAACTGAACCTAGTATTGATTTCTCTCTGGTCGAATTGTGGACTAGTCTTTTCGATTAGTTTGACTGTGCAATAGACTTTAAAGTATTTGATTGATTTTAAATCAATTGTTTACTCCTTTTGTGGCTGGAAAAGTCCGTGTTTGAAAAAGCCAAAAATTTGGAGGAAGGAATATGGACAAAGGGATTCTTTTCCCACAAAAACAATAGATTTATTAAGAAGAATTCATGATTCGCATGGAACCCTTCGTTGTCTTATACCAGCATGCCTTCTGATTTCTTAAGAAATTCGGTCAAATGTTTCATCCATGAATCATGAGTTAAAAGTCGCCGCTAATATCTTTCAGATTAAGTTTGTTGGTCATTTCCTGGTATGAAATATGACCTGCCGAATTGCTGTGGATACATGCTGCCCTAAGCCTGCAAGATCATAATACTATTATTAATATTAGTATTATGTTTTTTTATTGAAGAAACTCTATTATTAATATAGTAGTAATCCATGCCTAATTCTTGGTTAATAATAGGATAAGGTACTTGTTGGTTTCTTTGCATTCTGCATTTGCGGTCCCACGCATGAGTTTTAAAGTCACTGAAGTATGGGCAAAATCTACGGACTCAGTTACTGTTTTTGGACTTCAGTTACCATTTTGGCCATTTAATTAAGGGTCTGTTTCGATTCAGGTTTTTTTACATATAGATTTTCCAAATACAACAGTAACACAATTTAAAAACACTCTAACAACATTCAAAACATAGTCAGTCCAAAtttggatagcaaatttttcaaaaaaaaaatgtttggatagcaaattgtttcaaaaaaaaatttcgtttgtatcataaacacattttttaatccacttttttatattctcaatcatctttttatctcacatatatcacatcacaaaaaatactatcgtaattattccaaataattatttagaataatactctatccaaacaaagccgtacacttaccaaaaaaaaaaaagaaagaaacttgtAGCTGTCTTTTCAATCTCCTCCAGAACCGCACTTGGAATTTGAGCTGACTGCATAGCATAAGCTAGCAGCcctctttgtttttctttgatttattttattgcaatacatcttatatatatatatatatatataaacaacaTACCATTATTGTAACTAGTAATAGGTCATGTGCTTCTCATGTGATTGTATCATAAAATGTAAAGTTACTTATGTActaattttttgagaaattttattgttaacatcataatttaatatttagattttttttccatctttttttcaattttctattGCACTTTAGGACTTttaatgaaaattaaaaaaccCTTATAGGGTCAATTCCATACACTATAAGTCGAtctttgaaataaaaaaaagagcacaatagaaaatataaaaaaatatatatatgcattcCCCAATTGGTATGCAGTGACACATAAAGGATAAAATTAAACATGACCTTAAATATAATGGGCCAAATCGGTCATTTTCAGTGATGCACACTATGCACATGGCTAACTCCATtagaatttttcattttctgttagaggtccttttttttttttggtaaagataaatgactaaaatgatcGCAATATCGGATATGGGACTAAATTAGCCAAAACCTCAAAGATGCGAGACCAAAATGGTCATTTTCCcatattttaattgttttgttAAAATAACCGAGAACAAATGAGAAGACTAAAAGATGGGTGAATTGAAGGGCGTGATCAACATTGAAGTTTGGAAGGTGCAGAAATTGAAATTTCAGAGAAGGATTGCTTGGTGGCAACTTTTTAAGTTTGAATAGCCATTTGATATTTTTACTACATtgttttaaatttgtttcttgatttttgcaTAGGATGAGTGTCATTCTTTTGGGAATGTTATTATAGTCATCTTGAGCTATCAAGGAAGGTAAgtataatatttaaaattagaGGGGTGCTTggtaaaattattaaaaaatctCAGGAGAAGTTTGTGAAATAATccctaaaattttgtaattgttcCCCGTTAAAAATGTACACTGAATTGAGCCAAACAATGCCATATGGggaataaagaaaagaattttatgTTGATACAGCAAATAATTGAGATTGGGAGGCATGGTAGCATATTGTGTTGATACCAAAAGTAAAAATTGGTAAGCAAGTTCACGAGAAATATTTTCATATGCATGGTagaaaaaaataatcatgaaaaataaaaattatgttaATAGAATATAGAACTTCccggaaaaaatgaaaataaatgaaaaggatATACAACACCAACCTAGCTAACTGGTTTTTTTCCGCAAGCTTTCGGATTAACAAAATCTGTGAAAATGAAAGCAGGTACGGTAGGATAAGGACTAGTTAGGTGCAATTGGTGTACTGCATGTATAATGTGAGCATAAGCTTATAAGAATAGGGTGTATTTTATATATTGATATGATATATAGAATAAAATTTATGAGTACAAcaaaattatataaatgtataccACTTAATGTAGATAGTGCAACAATCGGACAATTGTATTAAACCTCCAACTGTACCTCTCCCAAATCCAAATATGTGATTTTACTTCTTTTGTGGCTGGAAATGTCCGTGTTTGAGAAAGCCTAAAATTTGGAGGAAGGACTATGGACAGAGGGATTCTTTTCCCACGCAAACAATTGGTATATTAAGGAGAGAATTCATGACTCGCATGGAATATTGGAACCCTTGGGTGTCTTATATCGGCGTGCCTTCTGGTTTCTTAAGAAACTCGGTCAACTGTTTCATGTACGAATCATGAGTTAAGGTCACCGCTAATCCCTTTTACATTAAGTTTGTTGGTCATTTTTTGGTATGAAACGTGACACGCTGAATTGCCGTGGTTGACCTTACGGATTGCATAAGGAACTATACATGCTGCCCTAGGCTTGCGAGTTCAAGCTTGTAGATCATAATACTATTGTTAATATAGTAGTAATCCATGCCTAGTTCTTGGTTAATGGGGTAAGGAATTTGTTGGTTTCTCTACATTTTGCGTTTGCAGTCCCATGCATGAGCTTAAAGTTCGTGTGGTCACACAATAAAGCATCATTAGAACTTATTCTAAGCaataactcttttttttttttcagtcaTCATCTCCtacttcttcttctattttaACCTACACTAGTGGAGAGAGCCCGACTAGGGTCAGGAAAGGATAGAGGATTACAgtgaggaaaaaaggaaaggaaatagCTGCTGTTTTTTAACTTAAGTTAATGTTTTAGCCATTTAATAAAGTTTTTGCTAAATAACTCGTACCTTTTTACCATATCAAGTGGATAGGTTCTCAAAAAACAAATGCAGAAAGAGGAACAGGGTTTTAAAATTGTTTTCGATTTTTTTGGCAAGCCAAAAACTTATGTTTCTCCTCTTTCTTGTGAGACTTAAGGATTGTAATGTCTTGGATTAGAGTTTATCTTTAATCTGCTTTGCTTCCGCAATTAAAGAGTACGTTACAGATTGGTCACTATTAATGACCAATTGTCATACAAGTTTTTAAAGCAGGTTATCccttcccttttctcttgaattAAACAAGTGTTCTTTAGTTGCATGTTTATTCATGCATGGCATACTAGAAATTATTGGAACAAAAGAggttgtttggattgtaattgttcAAGAGTTTATAGGGAAAAATTACCGTAGAACTTTTAaaaatgtgatatatatgaaataaaaaattattaataaatttataaaagcaatattcacgaaaaatattaaatataggGCATTAATTGCATTGCATTAGCATTGTATGAATGGTCTTATTGAATCCATGATTGTTGATTCAATGTATCGAGGGATAACTTTAAGGTTTCGGGCATCTTTATGTGCTGAAATTTGACACGTACTCAGTTGCGATGCTTTAGAAGTTCGTGATCAAATTTATAGTGTAATTCTATTTTGCCCTCTTAGTCTCTTAAGGACAACATAAAAATGAGCTTATGGAAGTTGTCTTGTATCAGATAAATAA contains:
- the LOC113764076 gene encoding desiccation-related protein PCC13-62-like encodes the protein MALLLSYKPQIVVFMVLMVSCTASTASFSPQPCKPTFPQKSLPLYEKDIELLQFPVNLEFLEAEFFLWGALGHGLDMVEPELPNEGPPPIGAQKANLDLLTKNIITEFAYQEVGHLRALRDTVGLFPRPQLDLRTENFAKLFDEAFGYKLDPPFNPYSNSLNYMLASYVIPYVGLVGYVGTNPLLQGYRAKRLLAGLLGVESGQDAVIRMYLYERAKEVVYPYNQTVAEFTIRISKLRNKLGKDGIKDEGIFVPMKLGAEGRTSSNVLSANSYSISYERGPEEILRIVYGTGNEHVPGGFYPKGGNGKIAREFLKKY